A window of Ptychodera flava strain L36383 chromosome 1, AS_Pfla_20210202, whole genome shotgun sequence contains these coding sequences:
- the LOC139137595 gene encoding COMM domain-containing protein 9-like, whose protein sequence is MADIDFEPLNLLLKANSKEFVLRLCEDAYLYRDVIECPKKVTENIAVTLSVQQNAAKQMLRSLSSLIQCAIFEGCSDAASVQALFPGDFHKNLRDLITKIIVENLPSWRNRSVNGQISLPRLVDFDWRVDLKTSTDTISRMSMPTCVLQLKVQDTPKQVDSVPEVSSLSVELSKETLDTMLDGLGKIRDQLNSVAKRT, encoded by the exons GCCAATTCAAAGGAATTTGTCCTGCGTCTTTGTGAGGATGCATACCTGTACAGAGACGTGATAGAGTGTCCCAAGAAAGTGACAGAGAACATTGCGGTGACTCTGTCAGTTCAACAAAATGCTGCCAAACAG atgCTGAGAAGTTTAAGCTCATTAATACAGTGTGCAATATTTGAAGGCTGCTCAGATGCTGCCTCAGTACAAGCATTGTTTCCAG gagattttcacaaaaacctaAGGGACCTCATCACCAAAATCATAGTGGAAAACTT GCCGTCATGGAGGAATAGGTCAGTCAACGGGCAGA tttcccTGCCAAGGTTGGTAGATTTTGACTGGAGAGTTGACCTGAAGACTTCAACAGATACAATCAGTAGAATGTCAATGCCGACATGTGTACTGCAACTCAAG GTGCAAGACACACCCAAGCAAGTGGACAGTGTTCCAGAAGTGTCCTCACTCAGTGTTGAGTTAAGCAAAGAAACACTAGACACTATGCTAGATGGTCTTGGCAAGATAAGAGACCAGTTAAATTCAGTTGCCAAAAGAACATAG